Proteins co-encoded in one Solea senegalensis isolate Sse05_10M linkage group LG8, IFAPA_SoseM_1, whole genome shotgun sequence genomic window:
- the LOC122773124 gene encoding fibroblast growth factor 12-like isoform X1: MTRYCSLFRRLLFGQSKEEDADEEEDGGAQRESRHHHHHEPQLKGIVTRLFSEQGFFLQMQPDGAISGNKDENSDYTLFNLIPVGLRVVAMQGVKAGLYMAMNAEGFLYTSDVFTAECKFKESVFENYYVIYSSTLYRQHESGRAWFLGLNKEGVIMKGNRVKKTKPCSHFVPRPIEVCMYKEPSLHELEEKLLKSSRSPTMNSEERAGILEQQKEQPEDSTEQDGS; this comes from the exons ATGACACGTTACTGCAGCCTGTTCCGTCGCTTGTTGTTCGGGCAAAGTAAAGAAGAGGACgcagacgaggaggaggacggcgGCGCTCAAAGGGAgagccgccaccaccaccaccacg aGCCGCAGTTGAAGGGCATCGTCACACGTCTCTTCAGTGAGCAGGGTTTCTTCCTGCAGATGCAGCCTGATGGAGCCATCAGTGGAAACAAGGACGAGAACAGCGACTACA CTCTGTTTAACCTGATCCCCGTGGGTCTGAGGGTCGTGGCGATGCAGGGCGTGAAGGCGGGACTTTACATGGCCATGAACGCAGAGGGATTCCTCTACACATCA gATGTGTTCACGGCAGAATGTAAGTTTAAGGAGTCCGTGTTCGAGAACTACTACGTCATCTACTCGTCAACGCTGTACCGGCAGCACGAGTCGGGCCGCGCCTGGTTCCTGGGCCTCAACAAGGAGGGCGTCATCATGAAGGGAAACCGAGTGAAGAAGACCAAACCCTGCTCGCACTTTGTCCCCAGACCCATCgaag tCTGCATGTATAAGGAGCCGTCGCTGCACGAGCTTGAAGAGAAGCTGTTGAAATCATCACGGAGCCCAACGATGAACAGCGAGGAGCGTGCAGGGATCCTAGAGCAACAGAAAGAGCAACCGGAGGACTCCACAGAGCAAGACGGGTCATAG
- the LOC122773124 gene encoding fibroblast growth factor 12-like isoform X3 produces MAAAIASSLIRQKRQARESNSDKVATNKRRTSPTKDPRSLCERHIFSVFSKVRFCSAKKKPVRRKPEPQLKGIVTRLFSEQGFFLQMQPDGAISGNKDENSDYTLFNLIPVGLRVVAMQGVKAGLYMAMNAEGFLYTSDVFTAECKFKESVFENYYVIYSSTLYRQHESGRAWFLGLNKEGVIMKGNRVKKTKPCSHFVPRPIEVCMYKEPSLHELEEKLLKSSRSPTMNSEERAGILEQQKEQPEDSTEQDGS; encoded by the exons ATGGCGGCGGCCATCGCCAGCTCCCTGATCCGACAGAAGCGTCAGGCCCGCGAGTCAAACAGCGACAAGGTCGCCACCAACAAGAGACGCACAAGTCCCACCAAAGACCCGAGGTctctgtgtgagagacacatCTTCAGCGTCTTCAGCAAAGTTAGATTCTGCAGCGCAAAGAAAAAGCCTGTTCGCCGGAAACCAG aGCCGCAGTTGAAGGGCATCGTCACACGTCTCTTCAGTGAGCAGGGTTTCTTCCTGCAGATGCAGCCTGATGGAGCCATCAGTGGAAACAAGGACGAGAACAGCGACTACA CTCTGTTTAACCTGATCCCCGTGGGTCTGAGGGTCGTGGCGATGCAGGGCGTGAAGGCGGGACTTTACATGGCCATGAACGCAGAGGGATTCCTCTACACATCA gATGTGTTCACGGCAGAATGTAAGTTTAAGGAGTCCGTGTTCGAGAACTACTACGTCATCTACTCGTCAACGCTGTACCGGCAGCACGAGTCGGGCCGCGCCTGGTTCCTGGGCCTCAACAAGGAGGGCGTCATCATGAAGGGAAACCGAGTGAAGAAGACCAAACCCTGCTCGCACTTTGTCCCCAGACCCATCgaag tCTGCATGTATAAGGAGCCGTCGCTGCACGAGCTTGAAGAGAAGCTGTTGAAATCATCACGGAGCCCAACGATGAACAGCGAGGAGCGTGCAGGGATCCTAGAGCAACAGAAAGAGCAACCGGAGGACTCCACAGAGCAAGACGGGTCATAG
- the LOC122773124 gene encoding fibroblast growth factor 12-like isoform X2 encodes MEGKEKAPAEPQLKGIVTRLFSEQGFFLQMQPDGAISGNKDENSDYTLFNLIPVGLRVVAMQGVKAGLYMAMNAEGFLYTSDVFTAECKFKESVFENYYVIYSSTLYRQHESGRAWFLGLNKEGVIMKGNRVKKTKPCSHFVPRPIEVCMYKEPSLHELEEKLLKSSRSPTMNSEERAGILEQQKEQPEDSTEQDGS; translated from the exons aGCCGCAGTTGAAGGGCATCGTCACACGTCTCTTCAGTGAGCAGGGTTTCTTCCTGCAGATGCAGCCTGATGGAGCCATCAGTGGAAACAAGGACGAGAACAGCGACTACA CTCTGTTTAACCTGATCCCCGTGGGTCTGAGGGTCGTGGCGATGCAGGGCGTGAAGGCGGGACTTTACATGGCCATGAACGCAGAGGGATTCCTCTACACATCA gATGTGTTCACGGCAGAATGTAAGTTTAAGGAGTCCGTGTTCGAGAACTACTACGTCATCTACTCGTCAACGCTGTACCGGCAGCACGAGTCGGGCCGCGCCTGGTTCCTGGGCCTCAACAAGGAGGGCGTCATCATGAAGGGAAACCGAGTGAAGAAGACCAAACCCTGCTCGCACTTTGTCCCCAGACCCATCgaag tCTGCATGTATAAGGAGCCGTCGCTGCACGAGCTTGAAGAGAAGCTGTTGAAATCATCACGGAGCCCAACGATGAACAGCGAGGAGCGTGCAGGGATCCTAGAGCAACAGAAAGAGCAACCGGAGGACTCCACAGAGCAAGACGGGTCATAG